A stretch of DNA from Enoplosus armatus isolate fEnoArm2 chromosome 15, fEnoArm2.hap1, whole genome shotgun sequence:
TTTTCCTTGTTAAATCAACGTTTATTTTGCCGAGAAGATACTGTCAGCACATGTTGCCACGGTTACCTACTTATATACAACATCCTAAATCAGTTTAGGAAGATCCCAAGCAATACGTCAGTCCATGTGGGACAGTAAGCTAACCTGCTtaacataaattaaaaacatctatAACCAGCCGGCTACCAGCTAACCTTAGCTAGCTGGTGTGTAACAACGATGAAGGGAGATGTTGGCTGGCGCGCCAACATCCACCCGTACATCCTGGCTAGTACTTTCTATCATTCTGGATAACGTACGCACACATTCAGTCATGCAATTCAGAAAAGTAAACACCCCTACCGTCTTTATCAGCCATTGCGTCGTAGTTCTAATACTGGCAAAGAGTAACAATTATTTGGGGAAAGCGCTccgacagcagcagagatgttTGCGATGGCGCCAACTCCATACGAGATTGGCCAATCAGCACTCACCAAAAACCCGATCGGAAGTCGCTACAGCAACACATTACGACATCCGGAACACCTTCCTCTGGTCCATGTTGTTAGCGGTGCTGTAACACAGCGACATGGTAAAGATcagatttgatctttttttaaaacgttGAACAAACCTACAGCTACAATGGACGACCGTCACCTAGACTTGACAGAGGCGCAGAAAGCTACGAAGTCAAAATACCCGCCTATCAACAAGAAATATGAATGTAAGTCTGAAGTTGTGATATATAACGTAGCTAGCTTAGcttgtttacttttactttacttgtgAAAACAGTGTTATACACTATTTTCATCGTCTCCAACGTCGTGACTAGCAAATGGTATGTTAATGTTCTGATTAAATGAGACCGTTTATCTAAATTAAGTGACATATGCCATACATGGTCTTTGAAAATAGTACTATCATATCCGCCCAGCTGTTCTAAATTGGTCTAACAGCATACCCTGGCTTATCATGTCACCCTGTGTTTTACTATTACAGACCTGGATCATACAGCAGATGTACAGTGAGTGCGTTTTGATATCTTGGTAAAGTGTTTGTCAGATCTGGTGTTTCTCTATTGTTCAGTAGTGATCAATAtcatattttctcctctcttctccaagAATTCACTCCTGGGGAGACTCTCTGGAGGAAGCCTTCGAGCAGTGCGCCATGGGCATGTTCGGCTACATGACGGACACAGAGACAGTGGAACCGCTTGATACTGTTGATGTGGAATCAGAGGGTGAGAGCATGGATAGTTTGTCGCTGTCGCTTCAACAGAAGTGTCAATCAACCTTCTCTATACCTGCATCAGTCACTGAAACTCTATGTGTACGGTTTCCCTTCTCAAAAGGTGAAGACATGGAGTCTCTTCTTTTCCACTTCCTAGATGACTGGTTATACAAGTTTAGTGCAGACCTCTTCTTTGTTCCCAGGGTGAGTATGTTAGCCTCTAGACCCCTGTGGTCCTGAAAGGGATTTACGTCAGAACATGTGCCACAGGTGCTTGTTAAATGAGTTAATTTACACTGCTGCTCATAATTTACACAACAtgcacaacatttattttgattccTGTTTGATGGGAAGCCCATTGAAAggttgtgtttattattgtgtttattatttgagtattttgtttcctgttaTTCTCCTGACAATCAAATGCTACATCTATACAGGAGATCAAAGTTCTGCACATAGACAGAATGCGCTTCAGGATCCGCTCCATTGGGTAAGTTTGGGTATCTCTTCACTAGAACATAGTGCACTCTGCACTGTTATAGCATATATAAAGCATCCACACATGCTCCACTAGGGCCACTAGGGGACTCCTATCACTCCATCATACAGGCATAAGCTCAAAGTATCTGAGCCACTAACATAAACAGTGAACATATGGTCCCCTGAGGCCATAGAGACTCTGAGACTGCATGGACTACACAGATTGGGACATCTTCATGACCACCAGTGACAGCCTGGATGATGGATCTCTCCACTGCTGTACTCACTCTATACCAATGATTGTACGTCCAAAAGCCTATGTGTCAAACAACGGACGACACCGCTACACTTGGCCTTATCTCACACCATCCACGTACAGAGAGGAAGTCAAGCAGCTGGTGTCATGGTGTGgagccaaacacacaaatggCTATTGACTCCAGAGATCACTGGATGTCATCTCACCTCTCTGACAGAACTGTACCCACCAAGGACCAGGAAGAGAGCACAGAAAATCTTGACAAACCCTATTCATCTTGGCTACTCGCTCTTTCTGTGCTTCCCCTGTCAGCGGAGACTGAGAATGAGAGCCCTAAAAATTAGGACTACACAACACCTCCACAGCTTCAGGCCGTAGCCCTCATAAACAAAGACCCCTCTCACAGCCTAACCATTCCTATCTGCCACTTGCACCCTGCTACACAGACTGACAATGTGCCACCTATAACAGTTCCTTGATCTCCTCCATTCCTTATACTTTGCACATTATGCATATTGTACTCAGATGCTGTTGCACACATGAATACTATGTATTTATCTAAACCGCTTTTTGCACTGAACAACAACTATTGTATTTATCTCTCTTAAGCTGCTCTCATACGGtcaattttcttttgtttattaaagTTGGGGTGAAGAATTCTCTCTGGCAAAGCATCCACAGGTAAGCTAGTAAACTAACTCACTGGATGATTGTTCAGAATCTAATTCTGTATATAATAAAATTATggaataaaagtacagaagGCTTTACGTTATGTTTGACCACAAGaattctgtaaaataaatgataaaagatACACTATTGTAGTGCGTTTATACTAAGTGTTATGTCCTGTGTTGTCAATCCAGGGAACTGAGGTGAAAGCCATCACATACTCGGCAATGCAGATCCACGATAAAGAAAAACCAGAGATATTTACCATTATTGATATCTGACAATGCCTCCAGAGGCAGACTACCTCCTGGTTCAATGGAACTGTAATATCTACATGGCCAATTTAAGTGGCCTTTTAACTGAGGCACTGATTATTGATCGTTCTCTACTTGTAGAGtgaactgtttgctaacaggaGCATTTCTTGTGATTATTGTGCACATAGTACAATGGAAGAGCTCTTTGACAGATTAGTGAGGTTATAAATTGAATTGTTTCAGAAATCACAAAACTTCATATAAATGAGACTTCTGAGAATGACAGTGATAGTTAGAGAAAGGATGGAAATGGATGGATATAGTTAAATAACTATTTACATAAAGGCTTTATTGAAAAGTAAAACGCTTTAGGTTTAGAATGATGTAATggtttttaatacatttgtggAACCGGTTTTGCTTGAAATGCTTTTGCaaattcttattcttatttgtCACACATTTGACATTGTGTTGATGCCTTATCAATcattgtaaataaatcaatggatgtttattttctgctgttggtttaatttaataattactGGTACTTATAGATAAAATCTCACTTGTGAATATTTTGTGGATGTGTGGTCATTGTGGAAGACAAAGCAGTAATTAGGAGCTCCAAATTTAGAATTACatagcaaacaacaacaaaaaataactcACTTACCGTCATACATTGACTCttctttttgtattgtttaaaCCTGCTCACACATAAGCCTTTAAGTAAATATAGAGTATTGTTAATAACACTATCTAAGTTgttcaacacacagacatccaatatttatatttgctgATTTCTACTTTTTTAAGAGCACTAACGATACATTGTGGacttcatggtgtgtgtgtgtctatgcctGTTTAAAGGATTGACATTTGGGAATAAGTAATCTTAAAAGGAAGACTGTTTCCAATGAGTCTTCAAGGAAGAATTGCAGGGCATTTTCTTTTGTAGCATATTGGCTGAATGcctatatctgtctgtttataaGCTATAAAGGTTAGTGTTTCTACTACTTGAGTGGGTTTATTGAGAAATTGactgaaaatataaagataACTACTTAATTCATTCATCATTGATCATTAAAAATGGTCAActaattaaaaaagaataagTTATGGAATAATAATTGATGATacaaataattgtttgttgcagTTTTGTTAAATATAAGTCCATTCTGTAAATccaaaactgattttaaaaatcGGCCCATTGTTTCAACTGACCTTAGTCTGGAAATGAATTTTAGTCAGACGAATttgcgagctcatgttttatttgccctGAACTGGTCTGGCGATGTCAGGCTAAACTGACCCAGTACAAAGGACACCGATAACAGTAACAGCTGTATGTTACCAGTTGGAACAGTTTGTCTGAAGCCACAGCATAACCCAGGGGCAAATTATTCTCAAAATAATATTAAGTATTACAACCAGTATTTAGGATCGATAGAGGATTCACCTTCTAAGGTCTGTTGATATGAGGTCTGTTTTGGGTATAAGAATCATGATCAGCTAGGGTGTACACTTCCTTTGTGGAGAGGGCGTTGGATCCATTACAATAGGTTTCAATGGCATGCCACTGGCATAATAAGATCCACACCCCTGCTGCCTTTCCCTGCTAACATGCTTGGCCCCATAGATTAATGTTGTTTAATACAGAAGTTAAAGAATGGAGTTTGGCACACAAGTAGTAAAACTTGTTAAAATGGGACTGTGGTGGATATGTGGGAAAAACAATTgcttcagtttttcattttcatgaccTCTGGCCCCTGCCTTGATGGGTGCATCAGGAGGTCATTGTAAGGCTCTCACTGTAGCTGCCTCAGGTAAAGATGAATTAATTCCTGATAACATGAATTTataaaacaggagtaaacaaTTGAAGTTAGCTACTACCACTATAATTGTGTATTTTAACAAAGTGAACCACTTAATTTCGCTACAGGGAAGAAAATAAGCAGCGCGAAGAGGCAACTTGCTCCTCAGGATTTTGGCTTTACCTTGGTGCTCTCTGGCTGTGACGTCATTGTCTCGTCCCgtgtttcttcctctcatcaTACTCAAATGCAGCTGCGCCATTCCTCCTTTGTCCAGTGAAGAGAGCGAAACGACCTGCAGTGAAAATATACCGGGAGGCTCTGCAACTTCACCGTTTATCGCCCCGCAGTCGGTAACTGCTGTTACATACTAAGCTGTAGGCTTATTTAAAGTGAAGATAACGAACAGAGCAAGGCTTCGTTCGTTAATCTGAACGTGTTAGTGCATTTACGTTATGAGCGACGCGGATGCCAATAACAGCAAATCTGAGTCTGCCATAGAGTCAAGTCCGGCAcagaagaaaatcaaaatggAAGATACAAAGTATCTCCCGGAGCTCCTGGCTGAGAAAGACAGCTTGGATTCATCGTTCACGCACGCCATGAAACTGATCTCTGCAGGTAATGTGattgcttgctagctagctagcaagccgAGGCTAACACAGACTAGCTAACGGTAGCATGGCGCGAGGCCTGGTGTCTTTTTTCTTGGACGAGTCTAACGTACAGAGGCCTGAACAATGGTGCATGAACACGTGGTTGTTGGCAATGTGGGTCAAACCCTCTCGGATGAAAATGTGTCAGGTTTGGGGAATCAACAAGGTAGCCATGTATTTGATaggatgtgtaaatatttaatcCATGCAAGAACCGGGTTTGTTTAATAAGACGTTAACAGTCCATTGAATAGCGTCAAATCCAGTCAGGCTCATGGTGCATGGCACGTTTATTTGTTATAGTTAATTTGATATCGGTACCGACACAAaagctttattcatttttaagcATTATAGAATATATAGAAGCTTTGTTTTGAGTGGTTTGCAGACTGCTCCGAGATCAGCTGAGATGCGGCCTAATTTGGCattgtaaatacatttctgtgtgtgtagctggttggtcatgcatgtgtgaatgcCACATGCTGAAAATCTTCTGTATTGCCCGCAGAGATTGAGAGGATCCAGAAAGGAGAAACTAAGAAAGAGCCAGAGAAGGAAACATATTTGGACCTATTTGCTACCAAGAATCTCAAACTCAAAGAGCGAGTACTCATTCCTACCAAGCAGTACCCCAGGGTAAGCATTTCCTATTGTCTTTTACTTATTGAGGGTCCTGCCACTGTTTGCTGTCCCCAGGGGGCTTGGTCACCCTGTCCAATCAGCCAGCTGGTGACGCTGTGTTAAGTGAGTCTTAAATGGGCCAAGTGGGactaaaatttaaattttatcaatgctgggcttttttttcacactggGGTTAAATGTAAAACAGGGGAATTTCTGTCCTTCAGCACTGGGCCTTTACAATACACACACGATTTTGTGTACTACAAGTCCGGCTAATCCTGTGTATCTGACTGATGCACCCCCTCTTCCGCCTGCTGTGCTGTCCCAGAATTAGTCAAGTCATGCGCCCAGTGCCCTACTAAGCTTGTTTCTGCATGAACAATTTTGCAGTAGTCTAAACATGCTGTTTGTGAGGAGGGGGCTGTAACAACTACTGTGGTGTGaagaaaggattttttttttgtgctgaacATGACTGACATGTCGGAGGTGACTGTACTTGGCCCTGCCTCCATATTTACCTGCAATATACTTCTGTAATGTTAACAAAGGGTAACAATGCTTAAATTTTATTAAACTATTTCCTACAGGTCAACTTTGTTGGTAAGCTTTTGGGACCTCAGGGCAGCACAATCAAGAGACTCCAGGAGGAGACCGGTGCAAAGATTTCAGTTCTGGGTAAAGGTTCCATGAGGGACAAGAATAAGGTACATGTAGAAAAGTTTTCCTTGCTGCACAGTTCAAAGGATGTTACCATGTAGTATTCATGTGGCTGATTTTGCAACTTTAATATGTTTATCAGGAGGAAGAGCTGAGGAAGGGTGGGGAGGCCAAATATGCTCACCTGTCCATGGAGCTGCATGTATTCATTGAGGTGATGGCACCCATACCAGAAGCCTACCTGCGCATGGCTCATGCCATGGAAGAGGTCAAGAAGTTCCTTATCCCGGTATGTGTCCAAGACAGCCTCTTGCAACCCATTTAGAGAAACATTTTGTACACATAAAACTTGACATTTACATTCCAGATATGGAAGAAATTTCTTCTCTGGCTACCCCTGAGGAATACCATGCATAATTGactgatttttgtcttttctgtagGAACCTGGTGAGCACGACCAGTACATGGATCCCCACTTCCTGAATGGTTCCCAGGATGGTTCAGGCAGGGGGAGAGGTGGTCACCTAGGAAGGGGCAGGGGTGGACCACCTGGTGCTGGAGGACCAAGGTAAGAGCCTGATTGATAATAACTTCATCCACAGTACATTGTAGCATCTGGCAACACACTGCATTGGCACGTTAACTATGCAAGTGACACCGTCTGGAGCAATATAGCAAAATGCTATTGTGTTATTACCCTTTAGTCTTTTGTTTTGCTAATCTTTTCTATGGTTGAACACATTTTACAACCATTTTAAACCTGGCTAACGTTCCACAGGGGGCGAGGAATGCCACGTGGGGGCCCTCGAGGAGCAATGCGGGGTGGAGCTCCACGGGGAGGACTAGGCCGGGGCAATGCTCCTAGAGGTGCACCGTCTGGAAGGGGTGGACCACCTTCTGCTCCTAGTAGAGGAGGCTCGGCTCCTCGCTCTAGACCCCCTGCAGCAGGGGCTCCAAGGATGCTCCCCTCTTCAGCCATGTCCCACCAGCAACACCAGGGTCCTCCTTCAGCATCACAGCCCAAAGCTGATGGCTATGAGGACTATGTAAGTTGCTTAAGTCCTGgtttcttcattcatttcacattagTTGTCTCTAATAAATGGTGGCGATCTCTCGCTGTGTGCAGTGTGggttcctttttccttttttcacaaTGGTTGTGACACACGTGACATGGCTTGactattcatttgttttccttacAGCCTCCATATGAAGAATCCTATGCAGAGCCTGCCTATGAGGGATATGATAGTTATTACAATCAGCAATCTGCACCTGCGTAAGTCAAACTTAATTTGGGTGACAAACTGCCCATTTAATCTGACTATTTAAAGTTGTTGGAGTACTGAATTAACATGATACTTTACTTTCTTCAGAGATACTGAATATTATGACTACGGACACGGAGAGGCCCAGGAAACCTCATACGAGCCATATGGTAAGATTATAAGATTCACATTCACTTTTGTCTTACCATGTAGCACACACTCAATGAGGACCCCTGTGGAGCACTTATTGGCGTCCTGTCTACCTCGCGGAGAATATTTGGactgatgttttgtttcttttgtttgtcttttctgtccttgTAGCTCAAGATGATTGGGACAACTCATGGTCCAACTCCGGGGCTGGAGGCAAAGCCCCAATGTCCAGGCAGTCAAAGGGATCGTATAGAGAGCATCCATATGGAAGATACTGAGCGGCTACTGGTAGAGAGTTGCTATGGCAACTGTCTCAGATTGTAACTCTCTGAACTTTCCAAAAGTAATTTCCCTCTcgttttctccctttttttatggtttattttattttttgttttttaaactcgTTAGAGACGTTTTGTTGGATGTATCATAGTGCCAGAGGAGAAACATGAACACAAggtttttcattgtttaccTGTTTccatttaatgtttgttttcagttgcgTAGTTGGCAGTTCAAGTCCTAGTGACATAAACCTAACAAAGGAACAAGAGTGACATTTTAGTGATATTTGATGGTTATCGTTTAAGTTAATTGTTCCTGAACAAAATGTGATTGTGGCGATAAACTCTTCTCACATAGGCTGCATTTTTAAAGTCCTTCACGACTGGACAAAAATTATTCATAATGCCTCAATGTAACTTTACTTTAACTAGATTTAGTTGCAAACTCAAACACAGCCCTGAGccattttgattaaaaacaaaagtcttatcatatatttgtttatactGCAATACAAATCTACTCTTGTGTCAAGTTATAGAATCTCCTAAAATATTATTGAAACCCATTTGGCAAAGAAAAATGCTTCTATTTTTGCCACCCTTTACAATTGGTATTATGATCTGTCGTACTATTACTTGCAAAATCATCGCTGTTGATAGACTAATTCTTGTTAAGCTTGAAGGATTAACAATCCTTACTGTGTGTAAGAAAGGCTGCAGCCAACtcaatattttgtacataacCTTAGGACAACTGTGTATGCTTTAAGCCGTGCCGTCTCCAAAATGCATAATGCTTGTGTACCTTTTGGCTAAATAGGATACTAAAtatatcccaaaatgtttttctgcagtgcGTGTTTCAATAAAGTTTCTAGTTTCTTTTTAATCAATCTAAACATGGTATTTTGCCTTTGTTGTACCAAAGGAATGCCTTCAGTTTGTGAAAGTGGTCCTCAGTGGTTTCTCAACAACgctgaataaaatgtatgtatacacGTCAgcctgacaaaaaaacaaaaaaaagcagtgttttgACAATGAGCTTATCCTCTTCGTCTGTTTTCAAAACTTATCTAAATGACGCTTGTAATGTCACcttcaaaaaaaacccaataaagCTCATCATTCCTTGAGGTAATGTGCTGCCAAATACATGTTTGACTTGAGAATGATATAGTGCTTGAACATGTATTGTCATTAACCTTTAGTTAGTGTATCTATTCAAGCTCTCAAGAGAGCAATGTATCTTCAGCCGCTTGAAATAACTGAATTTCAACAGTATTTCAAATCAAGCTTGCAGGGACCTTACTTGACTTTGATGCAAAGTCATGCTGGCTGgtttttataaaagaaaaaaatcgcAGAGGAGAGGATTCTAAAAGCCTAAAGATCGCCACAAGAAGGTAAAACTAACCCCAACACTCATTtgttagatttttgttttgttttctgtgcaaaACATCAAGTTATGCAAGTCATCCAAAACATATCAAAAGCATTGAAGTACAAAATTATGCTATCTGTAGTTATTCCGAGCAAAATAAGCCGTACAAAACAATCAGAAATGGTTGTGATGCAACTCTTGCTCAAATAAAACCAAGAATGGTCCATTCATTTCACTCAATACTTACCAATTTCCATCTTGATAATTTCTGTAGAATGTAGATTAATGAAAATTAGTAGTTGCACTCAAAGCGT
This window harbors:
- the zbtb8os gene encoding protein archease isoform X1; protein product: MDDRHLDLTEAQKATKSKYPPINKKYEYLDHTADVQIHSWGDSLEEAFEQCAMGMFGYMTDTETVEPLDTVDVESEGEDMESLLFHFLDDWLYKFSADLFFVPREIKVLHIDRMRFRIRSIGWGEEFSLAKHPQGTEVKAITYSAMQIHDKEKPEIFTIIDI
- the zbtb8os gene encoding protein archease isoform X3: MDDRHLDLTEAQKATKSKYPPINKKYEYLDHTADVQIHSWGDSLEEAFEQCAMGMFGYMTDTETVEPLDTVDVESEGEDMESLLFHFLDDWLYKFSADLFFVPRGTEVKAITYSAMQIHDKEKPEIFTIIDI
- the khdrbs1a gene encoding KH domain-containing, RNA-binding, signal transduction-associated protein 1a, with protein sequence MSDADANNSKSESAIESSPAQKKIKMEDTKYLPELLAEKDSLDSSFTHAMKLISAEIERIQKGETKKEPEKETYLDLFATKNLKLKERVLIPTKQYPRVNFVGKLLGPQGSTIKRLQEETGAKISVLGKGSMRDKNKEEELRKGGEAKYAHLSMELHVFIEVMAPIPEAYLRMAHAMEEVKKFLIPEPGEHDQYMDPHFLNGSQDGSGRGRGGHLGRGRGGPPGAGGPRGRGMPRGGPRGAMRGGAPRGGLGRGNAPRGAPSGRGGPPSAPSRGGSAPRSRPPAAGAPRMLPSSAMSHQQHQGPPSASQPKADGYEDYPPYEESYAEPAYEGYDSYYNQQSAPADTEYYDYGHGEAQETSYEPYAQDDWDNSWSNSGAGGKAPMSRQSKGSYREHPYGRY
- the zbtb8os gene encoding protein archease isoform X2, which codes for MDDRHLDLTEAQKATKSKYPPINKKYECKIHSWGDSLEEAFEQCAMGMFGYMTDTETVEPLDTVDVESEGEDMESLLFHFLDDWLYKFSADLFFVPREIKVLHIDRMRFRIRSIGWGEEFSLAKHPQGTEVKAITYSAMQIHDKEKPEIFTIIDI